From the genome of Acidaminococcus sp.:
TGTAGAAGGAAAAGAAATTTTAAAGGGCGTGGATCTTGTCATTAATAAAGGCGAAACTCACGTCATTATGGGCTCCAACGGGGCTGGTAAATCGACTTTGTTCAATGCGATAATGGGCAATCCTAAGTACGTAGTCACTGGCGGCAAGATTTATTTCGAAGGCCGTGAAATTACCGGAGAACCCGTTAACGAGCGGGCCAAAGCCGGTATTTTTATGGCCTTTCAGAACCCGATTTCCGTTCAGGGCATTACGGTCGAGAACTTCATCCGCAACGCCAAGAGCACCGTATCCGGATCAACGCAGCGCATCATGCCGTTCCGCAGAAAGCTTCACGCTATGATGGATACGCTGAAGATGGATCGCTCCTATGCACAGCGGTATGTCAATGAAGGGTTTTCCGGCGGCGAACGCAAGAAGAACGAAATTCTGCAGATGTGCATGCTGGAACCGAAACTGACCATGCTTGACGAAATCGACTCCGGCCTGGATGTCGACGCTGTCCGCATCGTATCGGAAGCAGTCAACAAATACCATAATGAAGAAAACGCACTGCTCATCATTACGCACCATAGCGAAATTCTGCAAAAACTGCATCCGGATGTGGTACATGTCTTGATTAAAGGCCGCATTGTAAAGACCGGAGATGCTTCCCTGATTGATGAAATCGAGAAGAACGGCTACGATTCCTTCCAGGAATAATTAGGCAGGTGATGACAATGACGGAAGATATGAAAGCAAAGGAGCGGAAGCTTAAAACGGAACAGGTCATTGATTCTCTGGATGATCTGCACAATATGTATGACTTTCGCAACGATTTTAAATATTCCTATCGTACGGATGCTGGCCTGACACCGGACATTGTCCGCGAGATTTCTGCCAAGAAGGACGAACCGAAGTGGATGCTGGATTTCCGGCTGAAGTCTCTGGACATTTTTAATAAGATGCCTTATCCGGAATGGGGTCCCGATATCAGCGGGCTCGATATGGATAACATCATCACGTATGTACGGCCGAATACCCAGATGCGTGCCAGTTGGGATGAAGTACCGGATGATATCAAGAATACCTTCGATCGTCTGGGCATTCCCGAAGCGGAAAAGAAATCTCTCGCCGGCGTCGGAGCGCAGTACGACTCCGAAGTCGTGTACCACAGCATCCAGGAAGACCTGGTCAAGCAGGGCGTTATCTACACGGATTTTGATACGGCCCTGAAACAATATGAAGACGTGGTACGGTCTCATTTCATGAAACTCGTGCCGCCGACAGATCACAAATTCGCGGCACTTCACGGCGCTGTCTGGTCCGGCGGTTCCTTCGTGTACGTACCGGAAGGCGTGGATGTCTCCATTCCGCTGCAAAGTTACTTCCGTTTGAACGCACCGGGGGCCGGCCAGTTTGAACATACCCTTATCATCGTGGAAAAAGGTGCTAAGGTGCATTTTATCGAAGGCTGCAGTGCTCCGAAATATAACGTGGCTAACCTTCATGCGGGCTGCGTGGAGCTCTTCGTCGGTGATGACGCAACGCTGACCTATTCGACGATTGAAAACTGGTCCAAGAACATGTATAACCTCAATACCAAGCGTGCCCTCGTCGGAAAGAACGGTACCATTAACTGGGTCACCGGTTCTTTCGGTTCCCACACGTCCTGCCTCTATCCGATGAGTATCCTGAACGGCGAAGGCGCCCACTGCGAATTTACGGGCGTAACGTTTGCCGGCAAGGGACAGTATCTTGATACGGGTTCCAAGGTCGTGCACAACGCACCGAATACGACGAGCAATATCAATTCCAAGTCCATCTCCAAGGACGGCGGCGTCTGCATCTACCGCGGCAGTGTCGTCATCAGCGAAAAAGCAGAGGGCTCCAAGGCCACCGTCAGCTGCGAATCCCTGATGCTGGACGAACAGTCCCAGTCCGATACGATTCCGGCTATCATTATCAAAAACGATAACGTCGACCTCGGACATGAAGCCAAGATCGGCCGCATTTCCGATGAGGCCATCTTCTACCTCATGAGCCGCGGCCTGAGCGAGGACGAAGCGAGAGCCATGCTGGTACGCGGTTTCGTCGACCCGGTATCCAAGGCTCTGCCGCTCGAATATGCCGTTGAAATGAACAACTTGATCAATCTGGAACTCAAGGGTTCCATTTAAGGAGGCGAGAGCAATGAAACAACAATTTAATGAACTCCCGCGTCCGACGTTTAAATGGATGAAAGTCAATCACCAGGAACTGGATGCACAGAAAGACGTCAAGCTCCAATCGACTATGATGCGGGAACGGCACGAAGGCGCTGCCGTGGTCCAATTCTATAACGGAAACCAGCTTCCGGACCTGGGGGATTTCCCCGGTGCCAATAAGGAGGTGCTGGCACAGGCCGTGAAGGGCGGCAATGTGAACTGCAAAATCACGGTTCCGGACGGCAAGAAGGGTGCCGTCTGGCTGGAATATCAGGTCACGGAGGCAGCTCCGAACCTTGTCGGGCAGCTTTATATCGAGACCGGCAAAAACAGTGATCTCCGCGTCTACACGCTCTTTGAAGGGGATGCACCGCACGGTTCCATCAATATCCTTCATTATGTAGCAGCCGGCGAGAAGTCCAACGTGACCGTGAGCAAGGTACAGGTCCAGGGTAGCCGCATCCGTCATATCGATCAGCGCCTCGTAAAGGATGGTGCGGGCAGCCATGTAAAATTTGTATCGGCTGAAATCGGCGGTCATGAAACCTTGATTTATGTAAAGGCTGACCTCGATCACGATGACTCCGAGTTCAAGAGCCAGTCTATGTATCTGGGCGCCGGTGAGCAGCTTGTCGACTATTCCTACTGGGTACCGACAAAGGGCTGCCGGACGAATACGGATATCCTGACGACAGGTGCCCTGATGGATCGTTCCAGGAAGTATTTCCGCGGAACTATCGACTTCCTGCGCGGCGGCAAGAAAGCCGTTGGCAGTGAATCCGATACGTGTCTGCTCCTCAATAAAGGAGTCCATTCGATTTCCATTCCGCTGCTTCTGTGCAAGGAAGATGATGTCGAAGGCAACCATGCTTCCAGTTCCGGCCAGGTAGATCCGGATATGCTGTTCTATCTGATGAGCCGCGGCTTCAGCGAAGCGGGTGCCCGCCTTATCATCGTGGAATCGAATATTCGCCCGGTCATCGACCAGTTAGGGGATGACAAGCTGGAAAACCGGGCATTGCAGGCTGTTCGTGAAAAGATGCAGGTCTGCTATCAGGAAGGAGATTGTCATGATCAATGTGCGAAAAGATTTCCCAATATTGACTAAGATGCATAATGGGCATCAGATCGTTTATTTTGATAATGCCGCTACCACGCAGAAACCGTATCAGGTCATTCACGCTATCGTCGACTTTCTGGAAAACCACAACGGGAATCCGCACCGCGGTGCCCACATTCTGAGCATCGAAGCCACGGAAGCCTATGACGCGGCCAAAAAAGCCGTGGCCCGTTTTATCAATGCCAAATCTCCCGATGAGATTATCTTTGTCCGCAATACGACGGAAGCGCTGAACCTTGTGGCCCGCAGCTACGGTGAAGCAAACCTTCACGCCGGCGACAAGATTGTCATTCCGATTTCCGAACACCATTCCGACCTCGTGCCCTGGCAGCGCGTGGCCGCAAAGACCGGGGCCAAACTGGTCTATATGTATCTGGACGATACCGGTCATTTTACGGATGAAGACCTGGCAAAGATTGACGAACACACGAAAATTGTCGCTTTTGCCGCAGTAAGCAACGTCCTCGGCATGAAGCGCCCGATTGAAAAAATTATTCAAAAGGCCCATTCCGTCGGTGCCATTGCCGTTCTCGACGGGGCTCAGTCGGCACCGCATATGAAGTCCGATGTGCAAAAGTGGGACTGCGATTTTTACGCCTTCTCCGGTCACAAGATGCTTGCTTCGGCAGGCACCGGTGTCCTCTACGGCAAGATGGAGCTCCTGAAGTCCATGGAACCCTTCCTTTCTGGCGGCGATATGATAGAATATGTACAGGAACAATCGACAACGTTTGCGGAAGTTCCTTATAAATTTGAAGCCGGTACGGAAAACGTAGAAGGCGCCGTGGCGCTGCATGCTGCCATTGACTACCTGGAAGATATCGGGTTCGACGCTATCGAAGCTCATGAATACGAACTGACAAAGCGGTGCCTCGAAGGCATGAAGAAGCTGCCGTACATCCATATTCTGGGCAGCACGGACCCGGAAGAAAAGGTAGGGGTTATTTCCTTTACCATCGACGGCGTCCATCCGCATGACGCGGCGACTATCCTCGACAGCTACGGTATTGCTGTCCGCTCCGGCCATCACTGTGCGCAGCCGCTGGGACATCATCTGCACGTGGAAGCGTCCAACCGGGCCAGCTTCTATATTTACAACACGGTAGAGGAAGTGGATTACTTCCTCAGCATGCTGCCCAAGGTCCGCAAACAAATGGGACTTAATGCATAAGGGGTGTTTGTAATGAGTATGGACATGGGGTCGTTATATTCTGATATCATTCTGGAACACAACCAGAACCTGGAAAACAAGCATGAGCTGGATCACTGCACAGTATCCGAGCACGGTCATAACCCGAGCTGCGGCGATGACCTGACGCTTCAGGCCGATATCGAAAACGGCATTATCAAGGACGCGGCCTATACAGGTCATGGCTGTGCCATCAGTCAGGCTTCCGCCGATATTATGGTGGACCTGATGAAGGGTAAATCAGTGAAGGAAGCGCTGCGCCTGATTGATCTCTTTCTCAGCATGATCAAACGTGAAGTGACGGATGATGATAAGCTGGAAGAACTGGAAGACGCCATTGCACTGAAAAATATTTCCAATATGCCGGCGCGTGTAAAATGTGCCGTACTGGCATGGCATACGCTGAAAGAAGCTTTGGAAAGAGAAAATAATAAATAATTAAAGAAAAACTGACCCTGTACGGTCTCTGAGGAGTCTCAGGAACGTGCAGGGTCGTTTTTTATTAAACGCTGGTCGCGGGCCGCAGGTCGCTGGTCGCCACGGTGGGTGGTCAGTTGGAAAACAGGAATTGGTTCGATAGAAACGCTGTGAAATCCACGCCAACACCCCAATCGGGGTAGTAGAGTAGAGACCCTCTTCGACGTCGCTTCGCGACATTGAAGAGGGGGAACCGCAGGAAGGCCCGATGGTATCGGACCTTCCTGAAAGCGGTGGGTGATGGACATTTCTGCCGAAGGCTATTAATCGCAATGTATCTCAAGAATCCGCCAAATTATCTGCCCGCACTACAGTACTAACCACTATTCACTACCCACTACCCCCGTCCTGCGCGAAGCGCACCGGCTCTTTTCCTACCTTTTTGCAAAATATCTATACAAAAATTTACAGTTTGTAGTATAATTGTTTCGTACTTTTACCGAACGACATATAAGGAGGATGCAGAGGATGCATACATACAGCACAGAGTTGGGGGGAAGAACCCTCACCATTGAAACCGGTAAGATTGCTAAGCAGGCCAATGGCGCAGTCCTGGTCCGCTATGGCGAAACGGCTGTCATTGTGGCCGTAACCGGTACAGATACGCCTCGGGAAGGCGTGGACTTTTTCCCATTGACGGTTGATTTTGAAGAGAAGATGTACGCCTGCGGCAAGATCCCTGGAGGGTTCCTGCGCAGAGAAGGACGTCCGGCCGAAACGGCTATTCTGACGTCCCGCCTGATTGACCGGCCGATTCGTCCGATGTTCCCGGAAGGGTACCACAACGATGTGCAGATCGTAGCAACGGCAGTTTCCGTAGACCCGGATAACGCTCCGGATATTCCTGCTATGATTGGTGCTTCCTGCGCCCTGTCCATTTCCGATATTCCTTTTGAAGGTCCGATTGCCGGTGTCCGCGTCGGTCTTGTCGATGGCAAGTTTGTCATCAACCCGACGGTGGCCCAGGCTGAAGTGAGTGAACTGAACCTTGCCGTGGCCGGCACGAAGGATGCTATCCTGATGATTGAAGCCGGTGCCAAGGAAGTGCCTGAAAGCACGATGCTGGATGCCATTTTCTTCGGTCATGAAGAAATCAAGAAGCTCGTCGCTTTCCAGGAAAAGATTCAGGCAGAAGTCGGCAAACCCAAGATGGAATTTACCGTTTATACGCCGCCGGAAGATCTGGCCAAAGAAATCGACGATTACGGCGAACCGAAGATTCATGACGCCCTGATGGATCCTGACAAGCTCCACCGCGATAAGATGGTGGAAGAAGCCAAGGAAGAAATCATGGCTCACTTCGTGGAACTGTATCCGGATAATGAAGTAGATATTGCCCATGTGGTACAAAAGCTCGTGAAGAGAGTCTTCCGCCACATTATTACCGTAGATAAGATCCGTCCTGATGGCCGTGCCCTCGACGAAATCCGTCCGATCAGCTGTGAAGTAGGGCTTCTGGCCCGTCCGCACGGCAGTGCCCTCTTTACGAGAGGTCAGACTCAGGTACTGAACTGCCTGGCTCTTGCTCCGCTGCGTGAAGCTCAGACGCTCGAAACGCTGTCCGGTGATGTGACGAAGCGCTACATCCACCATTACAATTTCCCGCCTTACAGCGTCGGTGAAACCAAGCCGCTGCGCAGCCCGGGCCGTCGTGAAATCGGTCATGGTGCCCTGGCTGAAAGAGCACTGCTGCCGGTTATCCCGTCCGTAGAAGAATTCCCGTATACGATCCGCCTCGTTTCCGAAGTGCTGGAATCCAACGGCTCTTCTTCCATGGCTTCTACCTGCGCCAGCACGCTGTCCCTCATGGACGCCGGTGTACCTATCAAGGCTCCGGTTTCCGGCGTGGCTATGGGTCTTGTTAAGGAAGGGGACGATTTCACCATCCTTACCGATATCCAGGGCCTGGAAGATGCTAACGGCGATATGGACTTTAAGGTTGCCGGTACGGCTAAAGGCATTACGGCAATGCAGATGGATATCAAGATTGACGGTATCAACCGTGCAATCTTCGAGCAGGCATTGGAACAAGCCAAGAGGGGCCGTGCCTACATCCTCGGCAAGATGCTGGAATGCATCCCTGAACCGCGTAAGGAACTGAAGAAATACGCTCCGAAGATTACGACCCTTAAGGTCAATGTCGATAAAATTAAAGATATCATTGGACCTGGCGGCAAGATTATCAAGAAAATCACCGAAGAATCCGGTGCCAAGATCGATATCGAAGAAGACGGTACGGTTTATGTGGCTGCTGACAGTGCATCCGCCGATAAGGCTATTGCAGCCATCAACGCAATTACGGCAGAACCGGAAGTCGGTAAGATCTATACCGGTAAGGTTACCCGGATTATGAACTTCGGGGCTTTTGTAGAATTCATGCCCGGTCACGAAGGACTGGTTCATATCTCCCAGCTGGCACCGCAGCGTGTAGAAAAGGTGGAAGATGTAGTGAGCGTGGGCGATGAGATTGTGGTTAAATTGGTCGAAATCGACTCTAAGGGCCGCATGAATCTTTCCCGTAAAGCTGCACTGCAGGCCAGATAAAATTGAGTAAAAATCAGGGTGTGTTCTGAGAAATGTCACGAACATGCCCTGATTTTTTTAGATTTTCCTGTTACAATGAGAAGGAGTTTAGCAAAAGGAGTGTTTTCCCATGGGATGGTTCAGCCGCAAAAAAGAAATCACATTAGTTACCCCTGTTTCTGGAAAAGTCGTTTCGCTTTCAGAGGTTCCCGATGCGACGTTTGCTCAGCTTACCATGGGGGACGGGCTTGCGGTACAGCCTGCAGACAATAAGATTGTGGCTCCCTGTGATGCTGCGGTGACTTATATCGCCGATACGGGCCATGCCATAGCGCTGACCTCAAAGGACGGAATCGAAATCCTGATTCATATTGGTATCGATACGGTGAAGCTAAAGGGTGAAGGATTTGCGGCGAGTGTCACAAACGGCAGTCAGGTTAAGACAGGCGATACACTGGTAACCTTTGATCGTGAAGGCATTGAAGCTAAAGGATATAATCTGGTGACACCTGTCATAATTTCAGGCGGCGGCACCATTAAGGTAAAAAAGGTACAGTCCGGTGCGGATGTATCGGCCGGATGCGATGCACTTCTGACAGTCTCGCCGGGTAAGTAAGGAGAAGAAGCAGGTATGGAAATTAACGGCAGCGGCGGCAGCCTCGTAGAAAAAGAATATAATTTGCCACTGGAAGTACTCTGGAAGCTGGGACTTGAAGTCCTGGAAGACATGCATGTCGAAGTGTCGAGCCGGGATGACGGGGAGCATTTGCTGAATGGAACGCTGGTTTCGGAAGAAAAATCTTTTCTTTTCGGCCATCCCAAAATCAAAGAAGTTGCCTTTGCCGTGCAGCCCCTTACGGAAGGCTGTCAGGTGATTATCGATATTCATAAGAAACGCCTGGAAGTCTACAGCTTCCGCGTGCAGAATAAAGAAACAGAACGCTTTATGAAGCTTTTTGATGCCAAAATTGCTGCTTACCGGGCACACCGGATTTGTCCTTCCTGCGGGAGGACGATTCAGGCCGATGCGGCTTTTTGTCCGTACTGCGGCGCGGCCGTCAAAAAGTAAGAAAGCTTTTTTGCATGAAGTTTTGAAGCAATAAAAAAGGACCAAACACCTTGCGGTATTTGATCCTTTTAAATAGTAAGCTTATAGCTTAGATGGCGCGGGTCACCTTGCCGGAACGTAAGCAGCGAGTGCAAACGTTGAGGTTCTTTACTTCGCCGTTTACAACTGCCTTTACCTTCTGAACGTTAGGTTTCCAAGAACGTTTTACATGTCTATTGGAACGGCTGACGTTGTTGCCGGACAGCTCACCTTTTTTGCAGATATCACAGATGCATGCCATGGTCCCACCTCCTTCAAGTTATAGGCAATGCTTTTAAACTCAATGTAAGTATTCTAACACAAATGAGTAACAAGTTGCAAGTAAAAAATAGGAAGAGGGAGTAGAGGCTGGCAGGGGGTAGTAGCGAGGGTGGTTAGTACTGTAGAGCCCCAATTAGAGAATTGGTTTGGATTTAACAGGCGTTCTATCTGACCAATCCCTGTTATCCTACTGAATACCCACCGCAAAGCGGTCTCCCCTCTTATTTTCCAAAACCAGGAAAACAAGAGGGCAGGAGCTTCTATTTTTCTTTCGGTGGTGGACAGCGACCCGCGGCCGGCGTCTTTTAATATATTTGTCAGGAGATGAAGCTATGTGGTGGAAGGAACCGGTGACTTCATTAAAAGGAATCGGACCTAAGAAAGCACAGGAATTTAAAAGTTTAAATATCGAAACAGTCGGAGATGTACTTAATCATTACCCTCGTGAAGGCTGCTATCTTGATTATTCCAGAATCAAACCGATTGCATCACTTTCCCTCGATGGAAGCATGCAGCTCTTCAAGGGCAAGGTAGTTCGTGTGACGCAGCGGCGGAGCGCTCATGGAGCCGCTTATGCGACGCTCGTCGTCGGTGATGAGACGGCTTTTGCAGAGATTTTTCTCTTCGGAGCGCAGCGTTACGCGGCCCGTTACTATAAGAACGGCGATGAAATCATGGTTATCGGCAGGGTGGCACCGGGCCGGACGGCGAAGTCCGTAACAGGTGTTGTGATTACCCGGCTGAATGGAGACAAAGAGGCCCAGGCACCTGGCATTCTGCCGACATATGCGCTCGGCGGCGGTCTTTCCCAGAAGGATATGCGCAATGCCGTGCGGCAGGCTTTGAAACTGGCTTCCGAGGAGCTGCCCGAGTGTCTGCCGGAGTGGATCATCCGTCAGAAGCAGTTCCCGGGACGCTACGAGGCGCTGAAGAATATTCACTTTCCCGAAAGTTTTGAGAAAATGGAAGCAGCGCGGCGGCGTTTTATTTTTGAAGAATTGTATTTTATCCAGTGCGGCCTGTTGTATCACAGGGCGCAAATCAAGCAGGACAACCGGGGCATTAAGATGGCGCACAGCGGGGCTATGGTCGCTGCCGTCAAAAAGCAGCTTGGCTTTACCCTGACGCCGAGCCAGCAGAAAGCCTGGCAGGAAATCGAGGACGATATGGAAAGTCCCGAGCCTATGAACCGCCTGCTGCAGGGCGATGTTGGTTCCGGCAAGACAGCCATTGCCATGCTGGCCCTTGCCAAGACCGCGGAAAACGGTTACCAGGGATGCATGATGGCACCGACGGAAATCCTGGCTGAGCAGCATTATCAGGAAATGCAGAAAGTACTGGAACCGGCCGGCATCCACGTGGCGCTCCTTACGGGAAGTCTTACCCAGCCGCAGCGGCGGGACGTACTGGAAGGCCTCGCGGACGGGACGGTACAGGCCGTCGTAGGGACGTATGCCCTTATTCAGGACAAGGTCGTTTTTCATTCGCTGGCGCTTGCCATTACGGATGAGCAGCACCGTTTCGGTGTGGAGCAGAGGGCAGCGCTTTCGGCTAAATCCCAGTATGCTCCACACGTTCTTGTTATGACGGCAACGCCGATTCCCCGGACTCTGGCTCTTACGGTGTACGGCGACCTTGACGTATCGCTGATGAAGGGGCTGCCGCCGGGACGTAAACCAATCCAAACGCTTTGTTATACTGATGATAAGCGGCCTGCCGTTTATAAAGGTCTGATTCATCAAGTACAGCAGGGTCACCAGGCCTACGTGGTAGCGCCGCTCATCGAGGAATCGGGCATGGTCGATGCCAAGGCGGCAACCGACCTTTATGATGAACTCACCCGGAC
Proteins encoded in this window:
- a CDS encoding polyribonucleotide nucleotidyltransferase; the encoded protein is MHTYSTELGGRTLTIETGKIAKQANGAVLVRYGETAVIVAVTGTDTPREGVDFFPLTVDFEEKMYACGKIPGGFLRREGRPAETAILTSRLIDRPIRPMFPEGYHNDVQIVATAVSVDPDNAPDIPAMIGASCALSISDIPFEGPIAGVRVGLVDGKFVINPTVAQAEVSELNLAVAGTKDAILMIEAGAKEVPESTMLDAIFFGHEEIKKLVAFQEKIQAEVGKPKMEFTVYTPPEDLAKEIDDYGEPKIHDALMDPDKLHRDKMVEEAKEEIMAHFVELYPDNEVDIAHVVQKLVKRVFRHIITVDKIRPDGRALDEIRPISCEVGLLARPHGSALFTRGQTQVLNCLALAPLREAQTLETLSGDVTKRYIHHYNFPPYSVGETKPLRSPGRREIGHGALAERALLPVIPSVEEFPYTIRLVSEVLESNGSSSMASTCASTLSLMDAGVPIKAPVSGVAMGLVKEGDDFTILTDIQGLEDANGDMDFKVAGTAKGITAMQMDIKIDGINRAIFEQALEQAKRGRAYILGKMLECIPEPRKELKKYAPKITTLKVNVDKIKDIIGPGGKIIKKITEESGAKIDIEEDGTVYVAADSASADKAIAAINAITAEPEVGKIYTGKVTRIMNFGAFVEFMPGHEGLVHISQLAPQRVEKVEDVVSVGDEIVVKLVEIDSKGRMNLSRKAALQAR
- a CDS encoding SufS family cysteine desulfurase, whose translation is MVMINVRKDFPILTKMHNGHQIVYFDNAATTQKPYQVIHAIVDFLENHNGNPHRGAHILSIEATEAYDAAKKAVARFINAKSPDEIIFVRNTTEALNLVARSYGEANLHAGDKIVIPISEHHSDLVPWQRVAAKTGAKLVYMYLDDTGHFTDEDLAKIDEHTKIVAFAAVSNVLGMKRPIEKIIQKAHSVGAIAVLDGAQSAPHMKSDVQKWDCDFYAFSGHKMLASAGTGVLYGKMELLKSMEPFLSGGDMIEYVQEQSTTFAEVPYKFEAGTENVEGAVALHAAIDYLEDIGFDAIEAHEYELTKRCLEGMKKLPYIHILGSTDPEEKVGVISFTIDGVHPHDAATILDSYGIAVRSGHHCAQPLGHHLHVEASNRASFYIYNTVEEVDYFLSMLPKVRKQMGLNA
- the sufB gene encoding Fe-S cluster assembly protein SufB, with the protein product MTMTEDMKAKERKLKTEQVIDSLDDLHNMYDFRNDFKYSYRTDAGLTPDIVREISAKKDEPKWMLDFRLKSLDIFNKMPYPEWGPDISGLDMDNIITYVRPNTQMRASWDEVPDDIKNTFDRLGIPEAEKKSLAGVGAQYDSEVVYHSIQEDLVKQGVIYTDFDTALKQYEDVVRSHFMKLVPPTDHKFAALHGAVWSGGSFVYVPEGVDVSIPLQSYFRLNAPGAGQFEHTLIIVEKGAKVHFIEGCSAPKYNVANLHAGCVELFVGDDATLTYSTIENWSKNMYNLNTKRALVGKNGTINWVTGSFGSHTSCLYPMSILNGEGAHCEFTGVTFAGKGQYLDTGSKVVHNAPNTTSNINSKSISKDGGVCIYRGSVVISEKAEGSKATVSCESLMLDEQSQSDTIPAIIIKNDNVDLGHEAKIGRISDEAIFYLMSRGLSEDEARAMLVRGFVDPVSKALPLEYAVEMNNLINLELKGSI
- the recG gene encoding ATP-dependent DNA helicase RecG; amino-acid sequence: MWWKEPVTSLKGIGPKKAQEFKSLNIETVGDVLNHYPREGCYLDYSRIKPIASLSLDGSMQLFKGKVVRVTQRRSAHGAAYATLVVGDETAFAEIFLFGAQRYAARYYKNGDEIMVIGRVAPGRTAKSVTGVVITRLNGDKEAQAPGILPTYALGGGLSQKDMRNAVRQALKLASEELPECLPEWIIRQKQFPGRYEALKNIHFPESFEKMEAARRRFIFEELYFIQCGLLYHRAQIKQDNRGIKMAHSGAMVAAVKKQLGFTLTPSQQKAWQEIEDDMESPEPMNRLLQGDVGSGKTAIAMLALAKTAENGYQGCMMAPTEILAEQHYQEMQKVLEPAGIHVALLTGSLTQPQRRDVLEGLADGTVQAVVGTYALIQDKVVFHSLALAITDEQHRFGVEQRAALSAKSQYAPHVLVMTATPIPRTLALTVYGDLDVSLMKGLPPGRKPIQTLCYTDDKRPAVYKGLIHQVQQGHQAYVVAPLIEESGMVDAKAATDLYDELTRTYLKGIPCGLLHGRLKTEEKDQVMADFVSGKTKVLIATTVIEVGVNVPNATLMIIEGADRFGLAQMHQLRGRVGRGSSQSYCVLLTGSSNPQTLERLQIMRTCSDGFVLAEKDMELRGAGQLFGLRQHGLPDLYIANILRDTDTLVEARWFAKKTMENPQEARFIEDGVATTQFDGRFERIFNS
- a CDS encoding SufD family Fe-S cluster assembly protein — translated: MKQQFNELPRPTFKWMKVNHQELDAQKDVKLQSTMMRERHEGAAVVQFYNGNQLPDLGDFPGANKEVLAQAVKGGNVNCKITVPDGKKGAVWLEYQVTEAAPNLVGQLYIETGKNSDLRVYTLFEGDAPHGSINILHYVAAGEKSNVTVSKVQVQGSRIRHIDQRLVKDGAGSHVKFVSAEIGGHETLIYVKADLDHDDSEFKSQSMYLGAGEQLVDYSYWVPTKGCRTNTDILTTGALMDRSRKYFRGTIDFLRGGKKAVGSESDTCLLLNKGVHSISIPLLLCKEDDVEGNHASSSGQVDPDMLFYLMSRGFSEAGARLIIVESNIRPVIDQLGDDKLENRALQAVREKMQVCYQEGDCHDQCAKRFPNID
- a CDS encoding SUF system NifU family Fe-S cluster assembly protein, whose amino-acid sequence is MSMDMGSLYSDIILEHNQNLENKHELDHCTVSEHGHNPSCGDDLTLQADIENGIIKDAAYTGHGCAISQASADIMVDLMKGKSVKEALRLIDLFLSMIKREVTDDDKLEELEDAIALKNISNMPARVKCAVLAWHTLKEALERENNK
- the rpmB gene encoding 50S ribosomal protein L28, with amino-acid sequence MACICDICKKGELSGNNVSRSNRHVKRSWKPNVQKVKAVVNGEVKNLNVCTRCLRSGKVTRAI
- the sufC gene encoding Fe-S cluster assembly ATPase SufC encodes the protein MSELLRVEGLKVAVEGKEILKGVDLVINKGETHVIMGSNGAGKSTLFNAIMGNPKYVVTGGKIYFEGREITGEPVNERAKAGIFMAFQNPISVQGITVENFIRNAKSTVSGSTQRIMPFRRKLHAMMDTLKMDRSYAQRYVNEGFSGGERKKNEILQMCMLEPKLTMLDEIDSGLDVDAVRIVSEAVNKYHNEENALLIITHHSEILQKLHPDVVHVLIKGRIVKTGDASLIDEIEKNGYDSFQE
- a CDS encoding zinc ribbon domain-containing protein, which translates into the protein MEINGSGGSLVEKEYNLPLEVLWKLGLEVLEDMHVEVSSRDDGEHLLNGTLVSEEKSFLFGHPKIKEVAFAVQPLTEGCQVIIDIHKKRLEVYSFRVQNKETERFMKLFDAKIAAYRAHRICPSCGRTIQADAAFCPYCGAAVKK
- a CDS encoding PTS glucose transporter subunit IIA — translated: MGWFSRKKEITLVTPVSGKVVSLSEVPDATFAQLTMGDGLAVQPADNKIVAPCDAAVTYIADTGHAIALTSKDGIEILIHIGIDTVKLKGEGFAASVTNGSQVKTGDTLVTFDREGIEAKGYNLVTPVIISGGGTIKVKKVQSGADVSAGCDALLTVSPGK